From the Vibrio alginolyticus NBRC 15630 = ATCC 17749 genome, one window contains:
- a CDS encoding DUF3299 domain-containing protein — translation MWKKILASCLLVVAFTAPVMASEEPLKLDWIDLVPEKERKLFDSIGMPASDHSGGAAQQSKIGNVRPELNGSQVKIPGFVIPLEGDADTVTEFLLVPYFGACIHVPPPPPNQIIYVKFPKGAPVQELWDVIYVVGTLKTETINHELAETAYVIEGSEIEAYDDM, via the coding sequence ATGTGGAAAAAAATACTCGCAAGTTGCTTGCTGGTCGTCGCATTCACAGCGCCTGTTATGGCCAGCGAAGAACCATTGAAGCTTGACTGGATTGACCTTGTTCCAGAAAAAGAGCGTAAATTGTTCGACAGTATAGGCATGCCCGCATCTGATCACAGTGGTGGTGCAGCCCAGCAGTCCAAGATTGGTAACGTTCGACCAGAACTGAACGGAAGCCAAGTTAAAATTCCGGGGTTTGTTATCCCACTTGAAGGTGATGCCGATACCGTCACCGAATTTTTATTGGTGCCATATTTTGGAGCTTGTATTCACGTGCCACCACCGCCTCCAAACCAGATCATTTACGTGAAGTTTCCGAAAGGCGCGCCTGTTCAAGAGTTGTGGGATGTCATATATGTGGTTGGAACGTTGAAAACCGAGACGATAAACCACGAACTGGCAGAAACGGCTTACGTTATTGAGGGATCAGAAATAGAAGCCTACGACGATATGTAA
- a CDS encoding ABC transporter ATP-binding protein, which produces MTETTPNVVELEDAQFFWPGSINATIHIPKLHITQGEHVFIKGPSGCGKSTLLALLTGINTLTSGSLSVLDTDLASLSASQRDRFRANHIGYIFQQFNLLPYLNVLENVLLPCQFSKIRRDRAHLGASSQTLNEQAQALLERLHLPNELHTRPVSELSIGQQQRVAAARALIGHPELVIADEPTSALDYDNRKAFIELLMEQANQANATLVFVSHDPTLEPLFDRTLNLPDINQVSSLGAIS; this is translated from the coding sequence ATGACTGAAACCACACCAAATGTTGTCGAGCTAGAGGATGCCCAATTTTTCTGGCCCGGTTCAATCAACGCAACCATCCACATCCCTAAATTACACATTACACAAGGCGAGCATGTGTTTATCAAAGGTCCAAGTGGCTGCGGTAAATCGACCTTGCTCGCTTTGTTGACGGGGATTAACACATTAACTTCAGGCTCTCTATCTGTACTCGATACTGACCTTGCTAGTTTAAGTGCCAGTCAGAGAGACCGCTTTCGCGCCAATCATATTGGCTACATCTTTCAACAGTTCAATTTATTGCCGTACCTTAACGTACTTGAAAACGTATTATTGCCATGTCAGTTCAGTAAAATACGACGTGACCGTGCCCATTTAGGTGCCTCATCTCAAACGTTAAATGAACAGGCTCAGGCCCTACTAGAACGACTGCACCTGCCAAACGAGCTTCATACACGCCCTGTCTCTGAATTGAGTATTGGTCAACAACAACGTGTGGCTGCGGCTCGAGCTCTGATAGGACATCCAGAGTTAGTGATCGCTGACGAACCAACCTCAGCTTTAGACTATGACAATCGCAAAGCATTTATTGAGCTCCTTATGGAGCAAGCGAATCAAGCCAATGCCACACTGGTATTCGTTAGCCACGACCCAACACTCGAACCCTTATTCGATCGCACGCTCAATCTACCCGACATTAATCAAGTATCTAGCCTAGGAGCCATATCATGA
- a CDS encoding DUF1107 domain-containing protein: protein MLREFAVYRPLQVARFVKTLFKGQFFIVGVGCFKFDNGKVLLPDVNDHKRLTIFKEVNQVIASLSA from the coding sequence ATGCTACGTGAGTTTGCTGTATATCGACCATTACAAGTGGCCCGTTTTGTTAAAACGTTGTTCAAAGGTCAGTTTTTTATTGTTGGGGTTGGCTGTTTTAAGTTCGACAATGGCAAAGTGTTACTACCTGACGTCAACGATCATAAAAGGCTCACCATCTTTAAAGAAGTCAACCAAGTGATAGCATCATTATCGGCTTAG
- a CDS encoding ABC transporter permease, translating to MSAVVKLAWKSLMNRKATAILTIMTVAISVVLLLGVERIRTQAKDSFANTISGTDLIIGGRSGQVNLLLYSVFRIGNATNNIDWKSYQEFANHRSVDWAIPISLGDSHKGFRVMGTNHSYFEHYKFGSKQPLTFSKGREFHGLFETVLGSDVAKQLGYDIGSEIIIAHGISDVGFSRHDNLPFKVVGILAPTGTPVDKTVHVSLEAIEAIHVGWESGARLGPTPKAQDLKNRDFQPKQITAMLVGLKSRIQTFALQRQINTYPKEPLSAIMPGVALHELWGMMSVAEQALMAVSGFVVIAGLLGMLSSLLTSLQERRREMAILRAMGARPRHVFSLLISEASLLTAAGIITGVTGLYAILAIAQPIIQQHYGIHLTLSILSTYEWMLLGFVQCAGIVIGFIPALRAYRQSLSDGMTIRI from the coding sequence ATGAGTGCTGTTGTAAAGCTCGCCTGGAAAAGCTTGATGAACCGCAAAGCGACGGCAATTCTAACCATCATGACCGTTGCGATTTCAGTGGTACTCCTCTTGGGCGTCGAGCGTATCCGAACTCAAGCCAAGGATAGCTTCGCCAATACAATTTCAGGCACTGACCTCATTATTGGTGGACGCTCTGGGCAAGTGAACCTATTGCTCTATTCTGTGTTTCGTATTGGTAATGCGACCAACAACATCGATTGGAAAAGCTACCAAGAGTTTGCCAATCATCGTTCAGTCGATTGGGCTATTCCAATCTCGCTTGGCGACTCGCATAAAGGCTTCCGAGTTATGGGAACCAATCACAGTTACTTTGAGCATTACAAGTTTGGAAGTAAGCAACCACTAACATTTAGCAAGGGTAGAGAATTCCATGGTTTATTTGAAACCGTGCTAGGTTCTGATGTCGCTAAACAACTTGGTTATGATATCGGTAGCGAAATCATCATTGCCCACGGCATTAGCGACGTTGGCTTTAGCCGTCATGACAATCTGCCATTTAAAGTTGTCGGTATCCTTGCACCTACAGGAACACCAGTCGACAAAACTGTCCATGTATCATTGGAAGCCATCGAAGCCATTCACGTCGGATGGGAAAGTGGTGCGCGTTTGGGCCCGACACCCAAGGCACAAGATCTCAAAAACAGAGACTTTCAGCCCAAACAAATTACCGCTATGCTCGTTGGTTTGAAATCTCGTATTCAAACTTTCGCCCTGCAAAGACAAATTAACACCTACCCCAAAGAGCCGCTCAGCGCCATTATGCCCGGCGTTGCGTTGCATGAGTTATGGGGAATGATGTCGGTTGCAGAGCAAGCCCTAATGGCAGTATCTGGTTTTGTCGTGATCGCAGGGTTGTTAGGTATGTTAAGCAGTCTATTAACTAGCCTACAGGAACGCCGCCGTGAAATGGCGATTTTGCGTGCCATGGGAGCAAGGCCTCGTCATGTTTTCTCACTCTTAATTAGTGAAGCCAGCTTGCTTACTGCTGCTGGTATTATTACTGGCGTTACTGGGCTGTATGCCATTCTTGCTATCGCGCAGCCGATCATCCAACAGCACTATGGAATACATCTCACCTTAAGCATCTTATCTACTTATGAGTGGATGCTATTAGGTTTCGTACAATGCGCTGGTATTGTGATTGGTTTCATTCCCGCACTCCGCGCCTACCGACAGTCACTGAGTGACGGAATGACAATAAGGATTTAA
- a CDS encoding DUF2607 family protein, whose amino-acid sequence MYHHQQKTLRYWYRTALFFSVALLIAWNFAVVLHQVDLTPDHHTHHHCQLFSGVQHGIAKVQPTLSTPTFTRAQHHHVFLHLVYGEEVLGAARAPPYFA is encoded by the coding sequence ATGTACCACCACCAGCAAAAAACACTAAGATATTGGTATCGCACTGCTTTATTTTTCAGTGTTGCGTTGCTGATCGCTTGGAACTTTGCGGTTGTACTTCATCAAGTCGATCTGACGCCCGACCATCATACCCATCATCATTGCCAACTATTTTCTGGTGTTCAGCACGGTATAGCAAAGGTACAACCTACCCTCTCTACACCGACTTTTACGCGCGCCCAGCATCATCATGTTTTTTTGCATCTCGTGTACGGCGAAGAAGTTCTTGGCGCTGCTCGTGCCCCTCCTTATTTTGCTTAA
- the tamA gene encoding autotransporter assembly complex protein TamA produces the protein MIKKALPTIVGLFAFSHGAYADVSLTLKGIDGALEENVSAYLSSIPEKDYSTSLRFQARLDQSITEALNALGYYHAKISYSIPEANDELIVLIKPGLPVKVKVMDVVITGEAKDDEEFAKLIERSPLKVGQVLNQGQYDSLKSGIRNLALQRGYFNGEFTLSRLEVIPDLNEANVRLHYSSGIRFNFGDVSFIGNHIWEDRVASLQPFKEGDPYNVSKLGEFNQKLSNTEWFSSVFVEPELDRLDDGRDLPIKVSLSPASKNQIETGIGYSTDVGVRGTLKWKKPWVSSRGHSFNTALSLSKPEQTVTASYKIPLEDVANDYYQVQYGLKNLDNRDTQSIESNLAVERHWLADGGWHNTVYVRHLYESFTQGLQDDEFNFVLPGATFSRTRVRGGNMPMWGDKQSITIEYGDTAMLSETRVLRLIGSTSWIRGIGENHRGLFRLEGGANITDELEKLSPSLRFFAGGDNNIRGYGYESISPVDESGALTGGKYIVSSTLEYQYRVYGNWWAATFYDIGDAFNETPDWKSGAGVGIRWASPVGPVSFDFAWGLDAKPEREFRIHFSLGPEL, from the coding sequence ATGATAAAAAAAGCTCTCCCCACCATTGTTGGCCTGTTTGCCTTTTCTCATGGTGCCTATGCCGATGTTTCTTTGACTTTGAAAGGCATTGATGGCGCTTTAGAAGAGAATGTCAGTGCGTATCTATCATCTATTCCAGAGAAGGATTACTCCACTTCTCTGCGTTTTCAAGCGAGATTAGATCAAAGTATCACTGAAGCGCTTAACGCGCTTGGGTATTATCATGCAAAAATTTCATACTCTATTCCTGAAGCGAATGATGAGTTAATTGTGCTCATCAAGCCGGGCTTGCCAGTGAAAGTGAAAGTCATGGATGTGGTCATCACTGGAGAGGCCAAGGACGATGAAGAATTTGCAAAACTTATTGAGCGCTCTCCGCTCAAAGTTGGCCAAGTTTTGAATCAAGGCCAATACGACAGCCTTAAGTCAGGCATTCGTAACTTGGCGCTTCAGCGTGGTTACTTCAATGGTGAGTTTACGCTAAGTCGATTAGAGGTTATCCCTGATCTGAACGAAGCTAATGTCCGTTTGCACTACAGCAGTGGAATACGTTTCAATTTTGGCGACGTTTCTTTTATTGGCAACCACATCTGGGAAGACCGTGTCGCATCACTACAACCTTTTAAAGAAGGGGACCCATACAACGTTTCGAAGCTGGGCGAGTTTAACCAGAAGCTATCAAATACGGAGTGGTTTTCCTCAGTTTTTGTTGAGCCTGAATTGGATAGGCTTGATGATGGCCGAGACTTGCCAATTAAAGTGTCTTTATCTCCTGCTTCTAAGAATCAGATCGAGACGGGTATTGGTTACTCAACGGATGTCGGCGTTCGAGGAACGTTGAAGTGGAAGAAACCTTGGGTGAGCTCCCGAGGACACAGTTTCAACACTGCTTTATCCCTATCTAAGCCAGAGCAAACCGTGACTGCTTCTTACAAAATTCCTTTAGAAGATGTCGCTAACGATTATTATCAAGTTCAATATGGGCTTAAAAACCTAGACAACCGTGACACGCAGAGTATCGAGTCTAACCTTGCAGTGGAGCGTCATTGGTTAGCAGACGGTGGTTGGCATAATACCGTTTATGTTCGTCATTTGTACGAGAGCTTTACGCAAGGTTTACAAGATGATGAATTCAACTTCGTACTTCCAGGTGCGACATTTTCTCGGACTAGGGTTCGAGGGGGCAATATGCCAATGTGGGGAGACAAGCAAAGCATCACTATTGAGTATGGTGATACCGCTATGCTTTCTGAAACTAGAGTGCTCCGCTTAATTGGCTCGACTTCTTGGATTCGTGGTATTGGAGAGAATCATCGTGGTTTGTTCCGCTTAGAAGGTGGTGCGAATATTACCGATGAACTTGAAAAACTATCACCGTCGCTGCGTTTCTTCGCTGGTGGTGACAATAATATTCGTGGTTACGGCTATGAATCTATTTCACCTGTGGATGAGAGTGGCGCCCTGACGGGGGGTAAATACATTGTTAGCAGTACATTAGAATACCAATATCGTGTTTATGGAAACTGGTGGGCTGCAACGTTTTACGATATTGGTGATGCGTTTAATGAAACACCAGATTGGAAATCAGGTGCTGGTGTTGGTATCCGCTGGGCGTCTCCGGTGGGCCCTGTTAGTTTTGATTTTGCATGGGGGTTGGATGCAAAACCAGAACGAGAGTTTCGTATCCACTTCTCATTGGGGCCTGAGCTATGA
- the msrA gene encoding peptide-methionine (S)-S-oxide reductase MsrA: MLNKQTLISIEDALPGRDQPMQIDDHHFVNKSNLKAPLASHQQQILLGMGCFWGAERVFWQLDGVVSTSVGYAGGYTPNPTYEEVCTGKTGHTEVVRVVFDERVISLEKLLAVFWEKHDPTQGMRQGNDLGTQYRSAIYTYSTGQLESAEKSKLLYQQALQEEQRANITTEIQPAGPYYFAETYHQQYLAKNPDGYCGIGGTGVCFPPSLQG; encoded by the coding sequence ATGCTCAACAAACAAACATTGATCAGTATAGAAGATGCCTTGCCAGGTAGAGATCAACCAATGCAGATTGACGATCATCATTTTGTAAATAAATCTAACCTAAAGGCGCCTCTTGCGTCACACCAACAGCAGATTTTGCTCGGAATGGGCTGTTTTTGGGGCGCTGAGCGCGTATTTTGGCAACTCGACGGCGTTGTATCTACTTCGGTCGGTTACGCTGGGGGGTACACACCCAATCCCACGTATGAAGAGGTCTGTACAGGTAAAACGGGTCATACAGAAGTCGTACGAGTCGTTTTCGATGAACGCGTCATCTCATTAGAAAAGCTACTGGCTGTTTTTTGGGAAAAACACGACCCAACTCAGGGAATGCGTCAAGGTAACGACTTAGGTACTCAATATCGTTCTGCAATTTACACTTATTCGACGGGGCAACTCGAGAGCGCAGAGAAATCGAAACTCTTGTATCAGCAAGCACTGCAAGAAGAGCAACGCGCGAACATCACCACCGAAATACAACCAGCAGGTCCGTATTACTTTGCGGAAACCTACCACCAGCAATATTTGGCGAAAAACCCTGATGGTTACTGTGGCATCGGAGGAACGGGAGTTTGCTTCCCACCAAGCCTCCAAGGATAA
- a CDS encoding TIGR03899 family protein — protein MADPTKQPVVIEHQSDTKKNTQQEKKQGYIKDSASKVKTIAQIHGLDALLQTEPPAKSAFERAQLREQRRQEQRQKNLEQILKLAHSSCRDETAGEPDQDWLHRFFEMAQDIHNSAMQKLWAQVMKREVTNPGSTSMKALKTLKDMSPKEAQTLQRAASLACSFGGDHSRKLLIGYKAQGGIFSFGKRDVANSLNMGSFQLPYSSLLLLIELGLLHSAELESGEISIETPLVLTYQGKNLSLNVNSKGVRLLYYRFTPTGNELCTLLGNKPHAEYYDQMLALLNHRFSVHSEAKSTVHHTV, from the coding sequence ATGGCAGACCCGACAAAGCAACCTGTTGTCATCGAACATCAGTCAGACACAAAAAAAAATACGCAACAAGAAAAGAAACAAGGCTACATAAAAGACAGTGCTAGTAAGGTAAAAACCATAGCCCAAATACACGGTCTTGACGCCTTACTGCAAACCGAACCGCCAGCCAAATCTGCGTTTGAAAGAGCCCAATTGCGAGAGCAAAGACGCCAAGAACAGCGACAAAAAAACTTAGAACAGATTTTAAAATTAGCGCACAGTTCATGCCGAGATGAGACAGCGGGAGAGCCAGACCAAGATTGGTTGCATCGATTTTTTGAGATGGCTCAAGACATCCATAACAGCGCGATGCAAAAGCTATGGGCTCAAGTGATGAAGCGTGAAGTGACCAATCCGGGTTCAACATCCATGAAAGCGTTGAAAACCCTCAAAGATATGTCACCAAAGGAAGCACAAACTCTGCAAAGAGCCGCCTCTTTAGCGTGCAGTTTTGGAGGGGATCACAGCAGAAAACTGCTGATTGGTTACAAAGCGCAAGGAGGCATATTTAGCTTCGGCAAGCGAGACGTCGCCAACAGCCTAAATATGGGAAGTTTTCAACTGCCGTATTCAAGCTTGTTGCTCTTAATTGAATTAGGGCTGCTTCACAGTGCCGAACTTGAATCTGGCGAAATTAGTATCGAGACACCGTTGGTCCTCACCTACCAAGGTAAAAACTTGTCGCTGAACGTAAACAGTAAAGGTGTCCGCCTTTTATATTACCGCTTCACACCCACAGGCAATGAGCTCTGTACCTTGCTCGGAAACAAACCACATGCCGAATACTACGATCAAATGCTTGCACTGTTAAATCATAGATTTAGTGTCCATAGTGAAGCTAAAAGTACGGTTCATCATACTGTCTAG
- the zrgA gene encoding zinc uptake protein ZrgA: MSSKHVLALAIGLTLSTAANANEYRQHGAHVHGHVEFNIAQDGKDLLVEITAPGADVVGFEHAPENAQQEQALKQAVATLEDSNALFAINSQADCNVEEAYVSHNLSETHEEHDHSEHDHDDHAHHDHEGHEHHDHNEHHDKHDHHDDHDEAHDHGGHGEFSVQYRFSCEQVNQLSQIQTDWFNQFPTTESISVNIFTDTMQSAIKLSKDNTQIVIK, from the coding sequence ATGTCATCAAAACACGTTTTAGCCCTTGCTATTGGCCTCACTTTATCGACAGCAGCGAATGCAAACGAATACCGCCAGCATGGTGCTCATGTGCATGGTCACGTCGAGTTTAATATCGCCCAAGATGGCAAAGATCTGTTAGTAGAGATTACAGCTCCTGGAGCTGATGTTGTGGGTTTCGAACATGCTCCAGAAAACGCGCAACAAGAGCAAGCGCTTAAACAAGCCGTCGCTACACTCGAAGACAGCAACGCATTGTTCGCTATTAACTCACAAGCTGATTGTAATGTTGAAGAAGCTTACGTGAGCCACAACCTAAGCGAAACTCATGAGGAACATGATCATAGTGAGCACGACCATGATGACCATGCACATCACGATCATGAAGGGCACGAACACCATGATCATAATGAACATCATGATAAACATGACCACCATGACGATCATGATGAGGCGCACGATCATGGCGGTCACGGTGAATTTTCGGTGCAATATCGCTTCAGTTGCGAACAAGTTAATCAGCTTAGCCAAATCCAAACCGATTGGTTTAACCAGTTCCCAACTACAGAGTCCATCAGCGTCAATATATTCACTGATACCATGCAATCAGCAATTAAATTAAGCAAAGATAACACCCAAATCGTAATCAAATAA
- a CDS encoding YtfJ family protein, with amino-acid sequence MKTKTLLPLLLALTPSLTFAHNLSVGKSVPPVNVAAYGEIVLQGEGVAYQPWATQHMQGKVRVIQAIAGRSSSKEMNAPLMSAITAANFPQESYQTTTIINQDDAIWGTGSFVKSSAQDSKKEFPWSSMVLDENGVVANTWDLKEESSAIIVQDKTGKVLFVKEGALEQDEITKVIELIKQNI; translated from the coding sequence ATGAAAACTAAGACTCTCCTACCTCTACTACTGGCCTTAACGCCAAGCTTGACCTTTGCACACAACTTGTCAGTGGGTAAAAGCGTTCCTCCTGTCAATGTTGCCGCTTACGGCGAGATTGTTTTACAAGGCGAAGGCGTTGCATACCAACCCTGGGCAACTCAACATATGCAAGGCAAAGTTCGTGTTATTCAAGCCATCGCAGGCCGTAGCAGTTCAAAAGAGATGAATGCCCCTTTAATGTCGGCAATAACAGCGGCAAATTTTCCACAAGAAAGCTACCAGACGACGACTATCATCAACCAAGATGATGCAATTTGGGGGACAGGCTCTTTCGTGAAGTCTTCAGCTCAAGACAGCAAAAAAGAGTTTCCTTGGTCATCCATGGTTCTTGATGAAAATGGCGTAGTTGCTAATACTTGGGACCTGAAAGAAGAAAGCTCGGCCATTATTGTTCAAGACAAAACGGGCAAAGTTCTGTTTGTCAAAGAGGGCGCACTTGAGCAAGATGAGATAACAAAAGTCATTGAGCTTATTAAACAGAACATCTAG